One region of Dissulfurirhabdus thermomarina genomic DNA includes:
- a CDS encoding sensor histidine kinase, producing the protein MPPYTDSADPPELSSVLSRIRKKRDDYEIYNFDKVQGRALRAFFDLAQEFETLDNFYRVCVFVPKVFMGFDSCLYLVQRETGRLLTVCDSLNGLNVRDMPPPEGIRLEDRPYELEDSYVIPIRGNRRLIATLPVDQWEEIIGVYEVFPLGRLDAGDRLFFEKYANRIGYNLHYKQMALQNVRHLRFIATLVADIEHNVLVPNMHYQVFFRDLRRRIGELERIAQGMAQKIEEKRAEDCPDLGEMEALQQSLSGLSRQLLEQYEAVEKHYRNTSLFLESLLRRDHFERGQLVPRIRQCNVRREVIDPQLARYRERLERSGIRIDDLLGGVPADEDYPLSVDVGLLSQVYANFFSNALKYCREVTNEHGEPVKFMAYGREMLPDFFGPGKHGVKFNVFTTGPAIPDEEAGRLYEEGYRARSAAGQPGSGHGLHFVKKVVEVHGGVTGYEPRPLGNNFFFILPLSAEIPSPEELAPAGS; encoded by the coding sequence ATGCCGCCGTACACCGATTCCGCCGATCCCCCCGAACTCTCCTCGGTCCTCTCCCGGATCCGGAAGAAGCGGGACGACTACGAGATCTACAACTTCGACAAGGTCCAGGGACGCGCCCTCCGCGCCTTCTTCGACCTCGCCCAGGAGTTCGAGACCCTCGACAACTTCTACCGGGTCTGCGTCTTCGTGCCCAAGGTCTTCATGGGCTTCGACTCGTGCCTCTATCTCGTCCAGCGGGAGACCGGAAGGCTCCTTACGGTCTGCGACTCCCTGAACGGGCTCAACGTGCGCGACATGCCGCCGCCCGAGGGGATCCGCCTCGAGGACCGGCCTTACGAGCTCGAGGACTCCTACGTGATCCCCATCCGGGGCAACCGCCGCCTCATCGCCACGCTGCCCGTGGACCAGTGGGAGGAGATCATCGGGGTCTACGAGGTCTTCCCCCTGGGCCGCCTCGACGCGGGGGACCGGCTCTTCTTCGAGAAGTACGCCAACCGTATCGGCTACAACCTGCACTACAAGCAGATGGCGCTCCAGAACGTGCGTCACCTGCGCTTCATCGCCACCCTGGTGGCGGACATCGAACACAACGTCCTGGTGCCCAACATGCACTACCAGGTCTTCTTCCGGGATCTGCGCCGGCGGATCGGTGAACTCGAGCGGATCGCCCAAGGCATGGCGCAAAAGATCGAGGAGAAGCGCGCGGAGGACTGCCCGGACCTGGGCGAGATGGAGGCCCTGCAACAAAGCCTTTCCGGGCTCTCGCGCCAGCTCCTCGAGCAATACGAGGCCGTGGAGAAGCACTACCGGAACACCAGCCTCTTCCTCGAAAGTCTCCTGCGCCGGGACCACTTCGAGAGGGGGCAGCTCGTGCCGCGCATCCGGCAGTGCAACGTCCGGCGGGAGGTCATCGACCCCCAGCTCGCCCGGTACCGGGAGCGCCTCGAGCGGAGCGGCATCCGCATCGACGACCTCCTCGGAGGCGTCCCCGCGGACGAGGACTACCCCCTCTCCGTGGACGTGGGGCTCCTTTCCCAGGTCTACGCCAACTTCTTCTCCAACGCCCTGAAGTACTGCCGGGAGGTGACCAACGAGCACGGGGAGCCGGTCAAGTTCATGGCCTACGGCCGGGAGATGCTGCCGGACTTCTTCGGGCCCGGAAAGCACGGGGTCAAGTTCAACGTCTTCACCACGGGGCCCGCCATCCCCGACGAGGAGGCCGGCCGCCTCTACGAGGAGGGCTACCGCGCCCGATCGGCCGCCGGCCAGCCGGGCTCCGGGCACGGCCTCCACTTCGTGAAGAAGGTGGTGGAGGTCCACGGGGGGGTCACCGGGTACGAGCCGAGGCCCCTCGGGAACAACTTCTTCTTCATCTTGCCCCTGTCCGCCGAGATACCGTCCCCCGAGGAACTCGCCCCGGCGGGGTCCTGA